The Oncorhynchus nerka isolate Pitt River linkage group LG3, Oner_Uvic_2.0, whole genome shotgun sequence genome includes the window ACGCCACAGGTACAGTAAGGAAGGGTTTCTTCCAcatatggatggtgtgtgtgtgtacgaaaatgcatgcactcactactgtaagtcactctggacaagataaatgactaaaatgtaacgTGTTTGTATGACCCTGTCTCTCAAGTCCTGGGCATAGTGTCTGAGTAagatgttgtgtgtatgtgtgtaactctgtgtgtctctccttcCAAGGTTGGGTGTATCTGAGTAagatgtctgtatgtgtgtttctCCTTCCAAGGTGGGGTGTATTTGAGTAagatgtctgtatgtgtgtttctCCTTCCAAGGTGGGGTGTATTTGAGTAagatgtctgtatgtgtgtttctCCTTCCAAGGTTGGGTGTATCTGAGTAAtgttgtctgtatgtgtgtttctCCTTCCAAGGTGGGGTGTATTTGAGTAagatgttgtgtgtatgtgtgtaactctgtgtgtctctccttcCAAGGTTGGGTGTATCTGAGTAAGATGTTGTCTGTATGTATGTTTCTCCTTCCAAGGTGGGGTGTATTtgagtaatgttgtctatatgtgTGTTTCTCCTTCCAAGGTGGGGTGTATTTGAGTAAGAtgttgtctgtatgtgtgtttctCCTTCCAAGGTGGGGTGTATTTGAGTAAGATCATTCAGTCGAAGGCTCGTCTGTTCACGCGGAAcatcagggagcagggagcagggttCGAGTACGTCGTGTTTGTCAACAAGCAGgagcagaagtgtgtgtgtgtgttccaggctgGCCACCTACTGGAGGGACCCCCGGGGTGagctgttttgtgtgtgtgtgtgtgtgtgtgtgtgtgtgtgtgtgtgtgtgtgtgtgtgtgtgctgatggcATGTGTATACTGTGACAATGTTTGTccttgtgtgtgtatctctgtaaaAATGACACAATCAACTGCTAGCATTCAAACATCATATTTAGTCTGAAGTATAATGTTTATAAATTATGTGTGCGATTCCAGGCACGTCCATGGGGGGGCAATAGCTACCATGATTGACACTGTAACGGGGACCCACGCCACCTACCTCTCTGGGCCTGTCATGACTGCCAACCTCAACATCAACTACCGCAGGTACAcacactttctccctcactcccttcctcactcccttcctcactctctccctcactctctccatcactcactcATGGCTTATTAAgctctaaaaacatgttttcatggTATTGTGGTCATTATTGTAGGGTTCTAAGTGAGGTTCTAGATTATTCCTGACCACATTTCCTGGTTATGACACATactgtatccctcctctcctccccaaagCCCCATCTCTTTGGGTAGTACAGTGCTGCTCACCTGCTCATTGGATAAGAAGGAGGGACGGAAAACCTTTGTTTCCTGTCAAGTGACCAACACGGACAGCTCCAAACTACACACAGAGGCCACAGGTACTGCCTCCCACCCTCACGTGTTGGTTGTGTTATAGACGTGTGTCATTGGACTTTCAGTCAGTCTGAAGTATTCTCTCAGTCTTAGTATGTTTGGTTCTTTtccctcatccttctctctctctccttctccctctctttctctctccttctccctctctttctctctccctccctctctctcctctctcgctctctctccttctccttctctcaggGCTGTTTCTGTCAATCACAATGGGACACCTATTAGGAGGATGATGGATAGGCCAGCTCATCGACCAACCAGATGCTACAAACACACAACATCAGAAACAGCACTGACTTCCTAGGGGGTGTGTTTGTCTGCACACAAATGTTTGGGTGTACATCAGTACCTGAGTGTGGGAGTGtgtatgtttgagtgtgtgtgtgtgtgtggttctgactgTCAGATCCAGTAATCTTCTTAACTCTAGCAGTTTGCCTGAGACACCTGATGCCTTGCGCTCCACTGACATAGCCTacagatactgtatattatagacacAACCGGTGGTGGATAttgtacctctctttctccactgttACACACTCCTGGACAACCAGCTCCAGTCAGAGTGAAGCTCATAACCTCTGGTATATTATATTCAGGTCGAGGCTGTAGATACAGCTTTTCTGAACCCTTCTTCCCGACAGCTAAAGGTCCCGACACTTCTGCATGTGCAAGATTCTCTACTTTACGCACCTCCCTTCACATTTCTCAGTCAATTGTGACTGATAATCTTCATGTTTTACCGGTGAAACGTCCATGCAGCATCTGCATACCTGTGTCTAGTTTCAATCATAGGACATATTTTGCCTAGTGGCACGTGCTGTTGAGTTTTGGCCACATGAGAGAAAAATGTGCCTATTTGCACAATCATCCTAAAATCTCGTAAAAAATGAGGTGGTGTTTTTGTTTTACAGTAATTTGATACTACGCTATTATATTGGGTTCTGTTATGTAGAATACCATCATTATGTGATCTGGCAGACATTGATTCAGATTTGATCTAACTTTATTAAACGAGCACCATTCACCTGAGTAGCTTGTTCTCTAGTAGAACAGAGACTGTGTGTAAAGAAGCTTCGGGACCTTTAGCCGTCAGAATGAGGGGTCCAGAAAAGTTGGATCCACAGCCACTCCCATATATTTAATAGatcgtttattttttatttatataatTCTGAATAATTTATTAGGTCTTTTACAGTTTGAGGTTTGAATCATTGCTGATACGTTATTATGTGACCATTATGACCTCTTGAATAAAGCTTTACCTCTTGGGTACTGTAGACTGTTTTTCAATGGTATCTGGCTCAATGTGGGATAACTTTTCCATTCTCACTGGTCCATGTGTTATAAACAACCTTCAGACAGACTGATGTCATACAGACCCTTTTCTCTTCATCTGTCGACTTCTCTCTACGAATCTACATCTCACCCCTTCTTCCTTCTTtcccctcttctttcctctctctctgacgctgtctgtctccctctcaccccttcttccttctttcccctcttctttcctctctctctctctgtctccctctcaccccttccttctttcccctcttctttccttcctctctctctctgtcgctgtctgtctccctctcaccccttcttccttctttcccctcttctttcctctctctgtcgctgtctctccctcaccccttcttccttctttcccctcttctttcctctctctgtctctgtctgtctccctctcaccccttcttccttctttcccctcttctttccatcctctctgtcgctgtctgtctccctctcaccccttcttccttctttcccctcttctttcctctctctgtcgctgtctgtctccctctcaccccttcttccttctttcccctcttctttccttcctctctctctcttgtcgctgtctgtctccctctcaccccttccttctttcccctcttctttcctctctctctgtcgctgtctgtctccctctcaccccttctTTCCCCTCttatttccttcctctctctgtcgctgtctgtctccctcagcccttctttcttctctct containing:
- the LOC115118970 gene encoding acyl-coenzyme A thioesterase THEM4-like, whose amino-acid sequence is MIRTGGVQQMARGLCQIMGREISKGNFNTNIRQMTPRGTLQLPWSSINSVRTIAVLPWPFSFQPRDFSLPNSSWGSDMRRLYEHYNSQCEVETDDGEKKWGVWRRLPSYNRSLKYATGGVYLSKIIQSKARLFTRNIREQGAGFEYVVFVNKQEQKCVCVFQAGHLLEGPPGHVHGGAIATMIDTVTGTHATYLSGPVMTANLNINYRSPISLGSTVLLTCSLDKKEGRKTFVSCQVTNTDSSKLHTEATGLFLSITMGHLLGG